One region of Hymenobacter sediminicola genomic DNA includes:
- the gyrA gene encoding DNA gyrase subunit A: MAEGEKIIPINIEDEMRGAYIDYSMSVIISRALPDVRDGLKPVHRRVLYGMSELGVSYNKSYKKSARIVGEVLGKYHPHGDSSVYDTMVRMAQDWSLRYPLVDGQGNFGSIDGDSPAAMRYTEARLKRLADEMLGDLDKETVDFQPNFDDSLEEPSVMPAKFPNLLVNGTTGIAVGMATNMAPHNLTEVVSGIIAYLDNPEITIAELMEHVTAPDFPTGGTIYGYEGVKQAFETGRGRVVVRAKAHYETLPSGKEQIIITEIPYMVNKAAMIEKTAALINDKKIEGIADLRDESDRDGMRIVYDLKRDAMPNVVLNQLYRYTQLQSSFGVNNVCLVKGRPMTLNLKELIHYFVEHRADVVVRRTRYELAEAQKRAHILEGLLIALDHLDEVIALIRGSRDGEVARAQLIERFSLSEVQARAILDMRLQRLTGLERDKIVAEYDELMKLVDYLKSVLASDELQRQIIKDELTEIRERYGDARRTAIEYAGGDFSMEDMIADESMVITISNDGYIKRTALNEYRSQGRGGVGARGAASKQDDFTEHLFVATTHEYLLFFTELGRVFWLKVYEVPEGGKAAKGRPIQNLIEIPREDAVRSVLNVRGLRDPDYLENTYLMFCTEQGTVKKTPLEAYSRPRAAGINAITINEGDRLLDVRLTNGNSEVVVALRSGRAVRFPEGKVRSMGRTAAGVRGITLADESDRVVGMVCVSDPSQELLVVSENGYGKRSELDEYRITNRGGKGVRAMKITEKTGALVAIKDVNDTDDLMIINKSGITIRLRVADLRIIGRATQGVRLLKINEGDEISSVAKVAAEEDKDLESDAVLDGVPVAAVDAELLDAEPDGIDSDEDEDEDVEDTDEDATDDEL, translated from the coding sequence ATGGCGGAAGGCGAAAAAATCATTCCGATTAACATCGAAGACGAGATGCGTGGCGCCTACATCGACTACTCGATGTCGGTTATCATCTCCCGGGCGCTGCCCGATGTGCGCGACGGCCTTAAGCCCGTGCACCGGCGCGTGCTGTACGGCATGAGCGAGCTGGGCGTTTCCTACAACAAATCCTATAAAAAATCAGCCCGTATTGTGGGCGAGGTGCTGGGTAAGTACCATCCGCACGGCGACTCCTCGGTATATGATACCATGGTACGCATGGCCCAGGACTGGAGCCTGCGCTACCCGCTCGTAGATGGACAGGGTAACTTCGGTAGCATCGACGGCGACTCGCCGGCCGCCATGCGTTATACCGAAGCCCGCCTCAAGCGCTTGGCCGACGAAATGCTCGGCGACCTGGATAAAGAGACGGTCGACTTTCAGCCTAACTTCGACGACTCGCTGGAAGAGCCGAGCGTGATGCCGGCCAAGTTTCCGAACCTGCTGGTGAACGGAACGACCGGTATTGCCGTGGGTATGGCTACCAACATGGCGCCCCACAACCTGACGGAAGTGGTCAGCGGCATTATTGCCTACCTCGACAACCCGGAGATTACCATTGCCGAGTTGATGGAGCACGTTACCGCGCCGGACTTTCCGACGGGTGGCACTATCTACGGCTATGAGGGTGTAAAGCAGGCCTTCGAAACCGGCCGGGGCCGAGTAGTAGTGCGGGCTAAAGCCCACTACGAAACCTTGCCCAGCGGCAAGGAGCAGATCATCATCACCGAAATTCCCTATATGGTGAATAAGGCGGCGATGATTGAGAAAACTGCTGCCCTGATCAACGACAAGAAGATTGAAGGCATTGCCGACCTGCGGGACGAGTCGGACCGCGACGGTATGCGCATCGTGTATGACCTGAAGCGCGACGCCATGCCCAACGTGGTGCTCAACCAGCTCTACCGCTACACGCAATTGCAGTCTTCGTTCGGTGTCAACAACGTGTGCCTGGTAAAAGGCCGCCCAATGACGCTCAACCTCAAGGAGCTGATTCACTACTTCGTGGAGCACCGTGCCGACGTGGTAGTGCGTCGCACCCGCTACGAGCTGGCCGAGGCCCAGAAGCGCGCCCACATCTTGGAAGGCTTGCTCATTGCGCTGGACCACCTCGACGAAGTTATTGCCCTGATCCGCGGCTCGCGCGACGGCGAAGTGGCCCGTGCCCAACTCATCGAGCGTTTCTCGCTGAGTGAAGTGCAGGCCCGCGCCATCTTGGATATGCGTCTGCAGCGCCTCACCGGCCTGGAGCGCGATAAAATAGTGGCTGAATACGACGAGCTGATGAAGCTCGTGGACTACCTGAAGTCGGTACTCGCCTCGGATGAGCTGCAGCGCCAGATCATCAAGGACGAGCTGACCGAAATCCGGGAGCGGTACGGCGACGCCCGCCGCACGGCTATCGAGTACGCCGGCGGCGACTTCTCCATGGAGGATATGATTGCCGACGAGAGCATGGTCATCACCATCTCCAACGATGGCTACATCAAGCGCACGGCCCTCAATGAGTACCGTTCGCAGGGCCGTGGCGGCGTAGGGGCCCGTGGCGCCGCTTCCAAGCAGGATGACTTCACGGAACATCTGTTTGTGGCCACCACGCACGAATACCTGCTGTTCTTCACGGAACTGGGCCGTGTATTCTGGCTGAAAGTGTACGAAGTTCCGGAAGGAGGGAAGGCTGCCAAAGGCCGGCCTATCCAAAACCTGATTGAAATTCCGCGCGAAGATGCGGTGCGCTCTGTGCTCAACGTGCGTGGCCTCCGCGACCCAGACTATCTGGAAAATACTTACCTGATGTTCTGCACCGAGCAGGGTACAGTAAAGAAAACGCCGCTGGAGGCTTACTCGCGGCCGCGTGCAGCCGGTATCAACGCCATTACTATCAACGAAGGCGACCGTCTGCTCGATGTACGCTTGACGAACGGCAATTCCGAAGTAGTAGTGGCGCTGCGTTCCGGCCGGGCCGTACGTTTCCCGGAAGGCAAAGTACGCTCCATGGGCCGTACCGCCGCCGGGGTGCGCGGCATTACGCTGGCCGATGAATCGGACCGGGTAGTTGGTATGGTGTGTGTGTCGGATCCGAGTCAGGAACTGCTGGTGGTATCGGAAAATGGCTACGGCAAACGCTCCGAACTAGACGAATACCGTATCACCAATCGTGGTGGTAAGGGTGTCCGGGCCATGAAAATTACCGAGAAAACCGGGGCGCTGGTAGCCATCAAGGATGTGAATGATACCGATGATTTGATGATCATCAACAAATCAGGTATTACGATTCGTCTGCGAGTAGCTGATCTGCGCATCATTGGCCGGGCTACACAAGGTGTGCGGCTACTGAAAATCAATGAAGGCGACGAAATTTCTTCGGTAGCTAAAGTAGCTGCTGAAGAAGATAAGGACCTAGAATCTGATGCTGTTCTCGACGGCGTTCCTGTGGCGGCTGTTGATGCAGAGCTGCTGGATGCCGAGCCCGATGGAATCGACTCTGATGAGGATGAGGATGAGGACGTTGAGGACACTGATGAGGACGCAACTGACGACGAACTGTAA
- a CDS encoding YqgE/AlgH family protein has product MPQLRSSSLLISQPFLGDPNFERTVVLVCRHDDEDGTFGLVLNRASSLRLGDVLQLPGGDDTSLAQQPLLLGGPVQPDTLHYLHQRPDIPEAIALGQDVYWGGDFQVLLGLLLSGELAPEAVRFYAGYSGWTAGQLATEVGENVWIVHPNAAGKVFTLDNDAFWQAILREKGGRYRALSNYPLDPRLN; this is encoded by the coding sequence ATGCCCCAGCTTCGCTCCAGCAGCCTCCTGATTTCTCAGCCTTTTCTTGGCGACCCTAATTTTGAACGGACCGTAGTCCTGGTCTGCCGCCACGATGATGAAGACGGTACGTTTGGGCTGGTTCTGAACCGGGCTTCCAGCCTGCGCCTGGGCGACGTGCTACAGCTGCCGGGTGGTGACGACACAAGCCTGGCCCAACAGCCGCTGTTGTTAGGCGGCCCCGTACAGCCCGATACGCTGCATTACCTGCACCAGCGGCCCGATATTCCTGAGGCCATTGCGCTGGGCCAAGACGTGTACTGGGGCGGCGACTTTCAGGTGCTGCTGGGGCTGCTGCTCAGCGGCGAGCTGGCACCCGAAGCGGTACGCTTTTATGCGGGTTATTCGGGCTGGACTGCCGGTCAGCTGGCCACTGAAGTAGGGGAAAATGTTTGGATTGTGCATCCGAATGCTGCCGGGAAAGTCTTTACTTTGGACAATGATGCCTTCTGGCAGGCTATTCTGCGCGAGAAGGGCGGCCGGTACCGTGCCCTGTCCAATTACCCGCTGGACCCGCGTCTGAACTAA
- a CDS encoding tetratricopeptide repeat protein: MKKLLLTLVAAAALTSASAQNSAVTNAILNQRQGLLDKARTDIDKAIVNEKTQGKAKTWFTRGEIYEGMAASPIYSKNLSAGEGTRVAFESYQKAIQLDGKDGEFGKQAVAKLDNLYGAALNAGVESYNGKNYDEAIKSYKMAQQIRPQDTTAYLYAAYAAEAKQDFTSARSTYDQLVAMNYKSPQMYGRMLQIARQEKNDQEAMKVVEQALKAYPNNKGFMLEELNMYLSAGRGKEALGKIERAIQADPTNSNLYAVKGSILDQDKQPEEALKAYRKAVEIDPSNFDANFNLGVYSFNRGADIFKRTNKMDLATYQKTGKRLEAEGKKYISDAVPYFEKAMAIQPEDRATISSLQKAYQTLGRTADSERMMTKLDALKK; encoded by the coding sequence ATGAAGAAGCTACTTCTGACGCTTGTCGCTGCGGCGGCGCTGACCTCCGCTTCGGCCCAAAATTCGGCCGTAACGAATGCCATCCTGAACCAACGCCAAGGCCTGCTCGATAAAGCACGTACTGATATTGACAAGGCAATTGTCAATGAGAAAACGCAGGGCAAAGCCAAAACCTGGTTTACCCGTGGTGAAATCTACGAGGGGATGGCCGCCAGCCCAATCTATAGCAAAAACCTGAGTGCCGGTGAAGGCACACGCGTCGCGTTCGAGTCTTACCAGAAAGCTATTCAGCTTGATGGCAAAGACGGAGAATTTGGCAAACAGGCGGTTGCTAAACTTGACAACCTGTATGGCGCGGCTCTGAACGCCGGCGTAGAAAGCTACAACGGCAAGAACTACGATGAGGCCATTAAGTCGTATAAAATGGCTCAGCAGATCCGTCCACAAGACACGACGGCATATCTGTATGCGGCGTATGCTGCGGAAGCTAAGCAGGATTTTACCTCCGCTAGATCCACGTATGATCAGTTGGTGGCGATGAATTATAAGTCGCCCCAGATGTATGGTCGCATGCTGCAGATTGCTCGCCAGGAAAAGAACGACCAGGAGGCTATGAAAGTAGTGGAGCAAGCGCTGAAAGCGTATCCTAACAACAAGGGCTTCATGCTAGAGGAACTCAATATGTATTTGAGTGCTGGCCGTGGCAAAGAAGCGCTTGGCAAAATCGAGCGTGCTATTCAGGCAGACCCTACTAACTCTAATCTGTATGCCGTAAAAGGTTCGATTTTGGATCAGGACAAACAGCCTGAGGAAGCGTTGAAAGCGTACCGCAAAGCTGTTGAAATTGATCCGAGCAATTTTGATGCGAACTTCAACTTAGGGGTATATAGCTTCAACCGAGGCGCTGATATTTTTAAGCGTACCAACAAGATGGACTTGGCGACATACCAGAAGACAGGTAAGCGCTTGGAAGCGGAAGGCAAGAAGTATATCTCGGATGCCGTTCCTTACTTCGAAAAAGCAATGGCAATTCAGCCAGAGGATCGTGCTACCATTTCCTCACTGCAGAAAGCCTATCAGACTCTAGGACGCACTGCGGATTCGGAGCGTATGATGACCAAGCTGGATGCGCTAAAAAAATAA
- the pdxH gene encoding pyridoxamine 5'-phosphate oxidase: MIDPHLADLRKTYAQRTLSETDVLPAAVPQFRLWLDEALQAQLEEPTAMTLATTSETGQPSARVVLLKGLPDEAGFLFYTNYESRKGHELAARPLAALTFFWPGLERQVRVEGRVEKAPAALSDEYFQSRPRASQIGAWASPQSQKIASRHELEQQETAMLDRFGDQDPLPRPEHWGGYILRPHRVEFWQGRPSRLHDRIVYELEGETWRLSRLAP, encoded by the coding sequence ATGATAGACCCGCATCTAGCTGACCTGCGCAAGACCTACGCACAACGCACTCTTTCCGAAACCGACGTGCTGCCGGCAGCGGTACCACAGTTCCGGCTCTGGCTTGATGAGGCACTGCAGGCCCAATTGGAGGAGCCAACGGCCATGACCCTGGCCACTACCAGTGAAACGGGCCAGCCCTCAGCCCGCGTGGTACTGCTGAAAGGCCTACCCGATGAGGCCGGCTTCCTGTTCTACACCAACTACGAGTCGCGCAAGGGCCACGAACTAGCCGCCCGGCCGCTGGCTGCTCTCACTTTCTTCTGGCCGGGCCTTGAGCGCCAGGTACGGGTAGAAGGCCGCGTGGAAAAAGCCCCGGCCGCTCTGTCTGATGAGTACTTCCAGAGCCGTCCCCGGGCCAGCCAGATTGGGGCCTGGGCTTCGCCGCAGAGCCAGAAGATAGCAAGCCGCCACGAGCTGGAGCAGCAGGAAACAGCCATGCTCGACCGGTTTGGCGACCAGGACCCATTGCCTCGGCCGGAACATTGGGGCGGCTACATTCTGCGGCCGCACCGTGTGGAGTTCTGGCAGGGCCGCCCCAGCCGCCTCCACGACCGAATAGTGTATGAGCTGGAAGGCGAAACGTGGCGCCTGAGCCGGCTGGCCCCCTAA
- a CDS encoding L,D-transpeptidase family protein: MAWLRSSARAAIFWMVLAGSALARVQSSAKEANCFLSVPATQPAALTLRSLLDTVALGPTATYAQLGLQAGAAVQQFYSLRNFTAAWTHPDSGWNHSAEQALALLRRAPEFGLDPATYTWAELMALPDSLTSSTTAASNITGYELRLTDALLRFATHLRYGRLQPATLTPTALSNTSAQQAALLLQQALQAPALAPAFLRCQPSSRAYHQIQQTWSRQLLSDSTQPSRGNEADFRRVALNLERLRWDEARNDTTEYALVNIPAYQLQIIKNGQVVQTHRVVVGKPQTPTPQLESHINVFITAPDWRVPYSIAANEILPELQDDPSFLADNHYRLFDYRNRPVNPWRVRWDRITPQTFPYTIRQTPGRHNALGNIVFYFANDHAIYVHDTPAKSLFREPRRARSHGCIRLEKPLELAAYLLKREGQQAALHDMRRSIATHEKCRYDLAKGLPIRIRYYTCEARNGRLYFHPDVYCEDELLAAALLVP, from the coding sequence ATGGCTTGGTTAAGAAGTAGCGCACGCGCTGCTATTTTCTGGATGGTTCTGGCCGGTAGCGCGCTTGCTCGGGTGCAGTCATCGGCGAAAGAGGCCAACTGCTTCCTATCGGTGCCGGCTACTCAGCCGGCCGCGCTTACACTTCGCTCCCTGCTGGACACGGTAGCGCTGGGGCCGACAGCTACTTATGCTCAGCTGGGCCTGCAGGCCGGAGCCGCCGTCCAGCAGTTTTACAGCCTGCGCAATTTTACGGCGGCCTGGACTCATCCCGATTCCGGCTGGAATCACTCAGCAGAGCAGGCCCTGGCACTACTGCGCCGTGCGCCGGAATTTGGTCTGGACCCTGCAACCTACACGTGGGCGGAACTAATGGCCCTGCCTGACTCGCTTACCAGCTCAACTACCGCGGCCAGTAATATCACGGGGTATGAACTTCGCCTCACCGACGCCTTACTACGGTTTGCCACTCATCTCCGCTACGGGCGCCTGCAACCCGCGACCCTCACTCCTACTGCACTCAGCAACACCTCGGCACAGCAGGCAGCCTTACTCCTTCAGCAGGCCCTGCAAGCACCAGCGTTGGCTCCAGCATTCCTTCGCTGCCAGCCCAGCAGCCGGGCCTATCACCAAATCCAGCAGACCTGGAGCAGGCAGCTTCTTTCGGACTCTACGCAGCCCTCCCGAGGCAATGAAGCCGACTTTCGGCGGGTAGCACTTAATCTAGAGCGCCTGCGCTGGGATGAAGCCCGAAACGACACTACCGAGTACGCACTGGTCAACATCCCAGCTTATCAACTTCAAATTATCAAAAACGGCCAGGTAGTACAGACGCACCGTGTAGTAGTAGGAAAACCCCAGACCCCTACGCCGCAGTTAGAAAGCCACATTAATGTATTTATCACGGCGCCTGACTGGCGCGTGCCGTATAGTATTGCCGCAAACGAAATACTTCCAGAGTTGCAGGACGACCCCAGTTTCCTAGCTGATAACCATTACCGTTTGTTTGACTATCGGAACCGGCCCGTCAATCCATGGCGGGTTCGGTGGGATAGAATCACTCCTCAAACATTTCCTTACACGATTCGCCAGACACCAGGCCGCCACAATGCGTTGGGCAATATCGTGTTCTATTTCGCCAACGACCATGCCATCTATGTACACGATACGCCAGCCAAGTCTCTATTCCGGGAACCTCGCCGGGCGCGCAGCCACGGCTGTATTCGTCTGGAAAAGCCGCTGGAACTAGCCGCCTATCTGCTTAAGCGAGAAGGCCAACAAGCAGCCCTGCATGATATGCGCCGAAGTATCGCTACCCACGAAAAATGCCGCTATGACTTGGCAAAAGGGCTGCCAATCCGTATCCGGTACTATACCTGTGAAGCCCGCAACGGCCGCCTGTATTTCCATCCGGATGTATACTGCGAAGACGAACTGCTAGCAGCAGCATTATTAGTACCGTGA
- the hisIE gene encoding bifunctional phosphoribosyl-AMP cyclohydrolase/phosphoribosyl-ATP diphosphatase HisIE: MDFAKMPDGLIPVIVQDAHTGQVLMLGYQNEEAQRVTRQTGRVTFFSRSKQRLWTKGETSGNYLTVVSEHEDCDQDALLILARPDGPTCHRGNTSCFEQPQQTHYPAPAVSFVAELERLVQRRHQHPDEDPKSYTASLFRKGMPKIAQKVGEEAVETVIDAVGGNVEGLKGEVADLLYHLLVLLTASGLSLEDVVEVLKQRHTIISGGVRRE, translated from the coding sequence ATGGATTTTGCCAAAATGCCCGATGGGCTGATTCCCGTCATTGTGCAGGATGCCCACACGGGGCAGGTGCTGATGCTAGGCTACCAGAACGAGGAAGCGCAGCGTGTCACCCGCCAGACGGGCCGCGTGACGTTCTTTTCTCGCTCCAAGCAACGCCTTTGGACCAAGGGCGAAACGTCCGGCAACTACCTCACCGTAGTCAGTGAGCACGAGGACTGCGACCAGGACGCCCTGCTTATCCTGGCCCGCCCCGACGGTCCCACCTGCCACCGGGGTAACACCAGCTGCTTCGAACAGCCCCAGCAGACGCACTATCCGGCTCCGGCCGTGAGCTTTGTGGCGGAGCTGGAGCGCCTGGTGCAGCGTCGCCACCAGCACCCCGATGAAGACCCCAAGTCATACACCGCCTCCCTGTTCCGCAAGGGTATGCCCAAAATCGCCCAGAAAGTGGGAGAGGAGGCCGTGGAAACCGTCATTGACGCCGTGGGTGGCAACGTGGAAGGGCTTAAAGGTGAGGTTGCCGACTTGCTTTACCATTTGTTGGTACTGCTAACGGCCTCAGGCCTCTCGCTGGAAGACGTGGTGGAAGTGCTTAAGCAGCGCCATACAATCATTTCCGGCGGCGTGCGTCGGGAGTAG
- a CDS encoding DUF551 domain-containing protein codes for MATDSPTWILRTERLPEANQRVLVYAPFSWQDITVATYKPDNAGAKHMFVKPDHQGVDRYIKGVTHWMALPEAPV; via the coding sequence ATGGCTACCGATTCTCCTACATGGATTTTGCGGACTGAACGACTGCCAGAGGCTAACCAGCGAGTGTTGGTGTATGCTCCTTTTTCCTGGCAGGATATTACCGTCGCGACTTATAAGCCAGATAATGCAGGGGCCAAGCACATGTTTGTTAAGCCGGATCATCAGGGCGTTGACCGATATATCAAGGGCGTAACCCATTGGATGGCCCTACCGGAAGCACCGGTTTAA
- a CDS encoding DUF349 domain-containing protein: MLPENDNPAPANSDANQESPMSILERRLAEIRSKQGEEPAQPEPASAPAAQPAADILERPATESHPQPGQPADAGTAETPALQPAADSAPVAQEVAPPSHDPSVSDSQARAEAHYGTENPGVVSAQAQETLDASATTVASVTPEPEALGGEAAAQQESAAVIAPEPEALTGTSQPEPVATPDADLPVADIHAAAEIEAAPEEVATLPTSSETPATPDNMPADAQHHALEDEEEFVPETAAPDFSSLDLAAQSTYLLTLLRRPDARQNRKQITDLYRQYDTAVQADRTAARQRFTEAGNEGDDFSYTGPESHQELSKAMQEFRETRARDAKAEDEQRARNLVHKEHLLSQLRLLVESAETKDSSARIKALQNDWKATGPVPQKDAQELWNSYHALLDIFYNNRGLFFEMKELDRRRNLEAKEALIVRAEALAGQSSINKALTDLRQLHEEWKHIGPVPNEQREPLWQRFLQASEQVHNRKKEFLDSRSAQENANLTRKAALLEQLKPFGDFQTERVNEWRAKTDELQKLKEEWDAAGLVPRDKAEAMNKQFWGAYKGFFQRKNQFFKALDEEKNANLKRKLDLIEQAEAALVNPDWEQGREVVIRLQKDWKTIGRVPEKQSDKVWNRFRTACDSFFDRKNQEHKQRQEKAQQLSQEQTTFLDELAGSIASLSADAPGTVDGFREHVQAWQAFGATERADERFQTLMGKYLDMVPGLAYDERSDLLFNLQVERLKSSPDSQQQLYKKEQALRREINELENDISTLKTNLEFFARSKNAAQLREEYQGRIDEAQTRIEGLKKQLRIIRS, encoded by the coding sequence ATGCTACCTGAAAACGATAATCCCGCCCCCGCAAACTCCGATGCCAATCAGGAGTCGCCGATGAGCATTCTGGAGCGCCGGCTGGCCGAAATCCGGTCGAAGCAAGGAGAGGAACCCGCTCAACCTGAGCCTGCCTCTGCTCCGGCAGCGCAGCCCGCGGCCGATATTCTAGAGCGCCCGGCCACGGAGTCACATCCACAGCCTGGCCAGCCTGCTGATGCTGGTACGGCCGAAACCCCGGCACTTCAGCCGGCTGCTGATTCTGCACCAGTAGCGCAGGAGGTTGCTCCTCCCAGCCATGATCCGAGCGTGTCCGACTCGCAGGCCCGCGCCGAAGCTCATTATGGCACTGAGAATCCAGGCGTCGTCAGTGCGCAGGCCCAAGAGACGCTGGATGCATCAGCAACTACAGTAGCCTCAGTGACTCCCGAGCCAGAAGCGCTGGGTGGTGAGGCAGCTGCACAGCAAGAAAGCGCTGCTGTTATTGCTCCCGAGCCAGAAGCCCTTACCGGAACCAGCCAGCCGGAGCCAGTTGCTACTCCCGACGCCGACCTGCCAGTTGCCGACATTCATGCGGCGGCTGAAATTGAAGCCGCCCCCGAGGAAGTAGCTACGCTGCCGACGTCTTCTGAAACCCCGGCCACACCCGACAACATGCCTGCGGATGCCCAGCATCACGCGTTAGAGGACGAAGAAGAATTCGTGCCTGAAACGGCTGCTCCGGATTTTTCTTCGCTGGATCTGGCAGCACAAAGCACATATCTGCTCACCTTACTACGCCGCCCCGACGCGCGCCAGAACCGCAAGCAGATTACGGATCTGTACCGGCAATACGACACGGCGGTGCAAGCCGACCGCACTGCCGCCCGCCAGCGCTTCACGGAAGCCGGTAACGAAGGAGACGACTTTAGCTATACGGGTCCGGAAAGCCATCAGGAGCTCAGCAAAGCCATGCAGGAGTTTCGCGAAACCCGTGCGCGCGACGCCAAAGCTGAAGATGAGCAGCGTGCCCGCAACCTGGTACACAAGGAGCATCTGTTGTCGCAGCTGCGGCTGCTGGTAGAGTCGGCTGAAACCAAGGATAGCTCGGCCCGCATCAAAGCATTGCAGAACGACTGGAAAGCCACTGGACCTGTTCCGCAGAAGGACGCCCAGGAACTCTGGAACTCCTACCATGCGCTGCTCGATATTTTCTACAACAACCGTGGCCTGTTCTTCGAGATGAAGGAACTGGACCGCCGCCGGAATCTGGAGGCGAAGGAAGCTCTTATTGTGCGGGCCGAAGCGTTGGCCGGTCAGTCGAGCATCAACAAAGCCCTGACAGATTTGCGGCAGCTGCATGAAGAGTGGAAACACATCGGGCCGGTGCCAAATGAGCAGCGCGAGCCCCTGTGGCAGCGTTTCTTGCAGGCATCGGAGCAGGTGCACAACCGTAAAAAAGAATTCCTCGACTCTCGTTCGGCACAGGAAAACGCCAATCTGACTCGAAAAGCCGCGCTTCTGGAGCAGCTGAAGCCGTTTGGCGACTTCCAGACGGAACGTGTGAACGAGTGGCGGGCCAAAACCGATGAGCTACAGAAGCTCAAGGAAGAATGGGATGCTGCCGGCCTTGTTCCTCGCGACAAGGCAGAAGCCATGAACAAGCAGTTCTGGGGCGCATACAAGGGGTTCTTCCAGCGCAAAAACCAGTTTTTCAAGGCACTCGATGAAGAAAAGAATGCTAACCTGAAGCGCAAGCTGGATCTGATAGAGCAGGCGGAGGCCGCGCTGGTCAATCCCGACTGGGAGCAGGGGCGTGAGGTAGTTATCCGGCTTCAGAAAGACTGGAAGACTATTGGCCGCGTGCCGGAAAAGCAGTCTGACAAAGTATGGAACCGCTTCCGTACGGCGTGTGACTCGTTCTTTGACCGTAAAAACCAGGAGCACAAACAGCGTCAGGAGAAAGCTCAGCAACTCAGTCAGGAGCAAACCACTTTCCTTGATGAGTTGGCAGGTAGCATTGCCAGCCTTTCCGCTGATGCGCCCGGAACAGTAGATGGATTCCGGGAGCATGTACAGGCTTGGCAGGCATTTGGCGCCACTGAGCGTGCCGATGAGCGGTTCCAGACCCTGATGGGTAAATATCTTGATATGGTACCCGGCTTGGCGTATGATGAGCGGTCTGACTTGCTCTTCAATCTGCAGGTGGAACGACTCAAGTCAAGCCCGGATTCGCAACAGCAGCTTTACAAAAAGGAGCAGGCGCTACGCCGCGAAATCAATGAGTTGGAAAATGATATTTCAACGCTGAAGACCAACCTCGAATTCTTCGCGCGGTCTAAAAACGCGGCGCAGCTCCGTGAGGAGTATCAGGGCCGTATCGATGAAGCACAAACCCGTATTGAAGGGTTAAAAAAACAGCTCCGTATAATTCGGAGTTGA
- a CDS encoding HD domain-containing protein, with translation MLHPLNTDLIARTADFVREKFLHEGSGHDWEHIRRVWQVARALAEETPEANPLITELGALLHDVADWKFHDGDEEAGPRAARAWLEGLQADEHVIRAVETIIREVSFKGVGVPTPMSTVEGALVQDADRLDAIGAIGVARAFAYGGHKGRPLHDPDIPPVQHESFASYKQNVAPTINHFYEKLLHLQERLHTPAAQRVAAQRHAFMETFLTQFLREWEGQDLHPASGG, from the coding sequence ATGCTACATCCTTTGAATACTGACCTGATTGCACGCACCGCTGACTTTGTTCGCGAGAAATTTTTGCACGAAGGCTCCGGCCACGACTGGGAACATATTCGCCGGGTGTGGCAGGTAGCCCGTGCCCTTGCCGAAGAAACCCCGGAGGCCAATCCACTCATCACTGAGCTGGGGGCTTTGCTGCACGACGTTGCCGACTGGAAGTTTCATGATGGCGACGAGGAGGCAGGCCCCCGGGCCGCGCGGGCTTGGCTAGAAGGCCTGCAGGCGGACGAACACGTTATCAGGGCTGTCGAAACCATCATCCGGGAGGTAAGCTTCAAGGGAGTAGGCGTACCCACGCCCATGAGTACCGTGGAAGGAGCTTTGGTGCAAGATGCCGACCGGCTCGATGCCATTGGGGCCATCGGAGTGGCGCGTGCCTTTGCTTACGGTGGCCACAAAGGGCGCCCGCTGCACGACCCAGATATTCCGCCGGTGCAGCACGAGTCTTTTGCCAGCTACAAGCAAAACGTGGCGCCTACTATCAACCACTTCTATGAAAAGTTGCTGCACCTACAGGAGCGGCTACATACGCCGGCGGCCCAACGCGTTGCTGCGCAGCGGCACGCATTTATGGAAACCTTCCTCACGCAGTTTCTTCGGGAATGGGAAGGCCAGGACCTGCATCCTGCCAGCGGCGGCTAA